The Arachis duranensis cultivar V14167 chromosome 9, aradu.V14167.gnm2.J7QH, whole genome shotgun sequence genomic sequence GAAAGTAGCAGCCAATTTAAtttaaagagaaagaaagtgtttaaatgaatttttttagaaaattatttttttgtattgaaCTAAATTTAAAGctcattatttatattgtttagattttttattatcttcctAACGGAGCCGTTAATCTTAATCTTCATAGATGTATCCATATGTATAATGGGATCTTTGTGTGAATTCCTTGAATTTGGGAGAAGGGGTTATGTGTTATAGTTTTCAGAATGGCAATGATTCTATATGCTGAAGAATGTGACTCCCCCTATACCCTAGAGTTGGTATGTATTAGTGGCATGTTATCAATGGCCACCAAAACATTCAgatttattatgtatatatagttAGTTACATCTCCACTATATGTCTATATATACTTGCTTGGGGTATATATATTACCCGGCCCATTAAAGTATACATGACTCGTGAATTATATTTAGGTTTGTAATTAACAATCAATACCATACTAAATTATACAATCTAACATGTcatcaactatatatatatatatccattattacaataattaatatCTAGAGATATTctagaaattaataaataccTCGTTTATATATGGTTTTAGTTAGATACTTAGAATATATTGTGTTAGACACGGACGCGGTCTTGAGTCTTCACTCTTCAATATTGTCTTGTGAAGGATTCAAAAGCCATTATATGTTGACATTTTGGGAACATATCACAGTTGTAATTGAAAACTACTATATTTGCACGGGAATTAAACTAAATTGAAAtatctctctctatatataataatataaatcacactcttttttaaaatgaaaaaaaaattagtcacctttaaattaaaataataaaactcatacataataaaaattagaagtgattaattttttatttttttactttataattTCCTCCCTTTATTAGATCGTGTTGATTCTAGGAATGGAATCATGACATGGTTTGGGTTACACAAGCATATAATACTTTGCACTTTTGGCTTGACATACACGATGACCATcaaaagaataagagaaaagGAGGAATAGATTTTTGATACTTTGATACGTGGATATTTaagtcttttaaaattaaaaatatatttaagttactgagtttttttaaatttggacatatcaatttcttatatttatttggaTCTGTCAGATCTAATGAAAATGTCAGATTTAATGGAAAAATCAAACGTAAATCTTGTTGTACTGACCTGATCGATACGAATGTACACGTGGGAGAGCTTTTAAAATATGACAAATTAGACTCTGGAATCAATGTATATGTCCagaatttaaaaaaactaaGTCAGAAACTTAAATGTATTCTTAAAATTTCAGAAACTTAAATGTTCGCAGAAGCGCAGACTAAAAAATTAGGAATCGATTTGTCCATTTCTCGAAGTATATACATCAACATTTTAATTAAACCCTTGTTTGGTTTCTGccttatttattgaattatttttttaaaacttttgtaaaagaaaaaaatttaaaatttaaaatttgaattattttcttgtaaagtttatatatatataactatattaaACATAACAaggaaatagaaaataatagaaacagAAAGAATTAATTAAAGATGATACAATGCATGCAATCTCAATTATTAAGTCTCAAGTAGTCCAACCTTTTGACTTCATCGTCCTGAAGTCAATAAAGACATTAACATAGCAAATTAATTAAGGTCAATAGTGGCATCTTGGACGGAGTGAACAATAGTTTACATAAAGGGGAATAATGGAGATTTCCTTagctgcttctttttttttttcttctaaactTTTAGTGTGGTGTATGTTTGGCCTGCTTGACGGgtttcatttttcaaaagaaatatTGTAATGAGGAAACTAATAAAGAAATATTGCAATGTGAGTGTATGTGAGCATTCAGAGTTATCAAGTGCAAATCAATCTTCACATGTATTTGGTTTCATCTCAAACTACTTGATActcattaatatatatatatataggtgagTTCTATGGTGTCTTTGTTATGATGCCTAAATTGCGTAACTTctcttttaaagtaaaaaataaaatatttaaaataaaaaataaatcatgtaaaatttattaaataatatttatttgcctTTTTTAGTAATATAGACACCATAGCATTTaccacacacatatatatacatatatgctATTTTGTTAGATGTATAGCAAGATCATCTATAAAACCTTCTTCCGATTCTTAGATTAAAGGAAGACATGTTCTTACCATACATAATTAAGTTTCACTTAATTAGcaaaatattgattatttatttctaatcaGTATTGTGTTTTAACATTCAAAATTAAAGAGACCAGCTTCATATAACTATCAATACAAACGAATTTTCttataatataacataataattaaGTCAGATAGATACTCAATATAGTCAGATAGATAGTATACACCGAGCACCGAGGTGGTCTAATTGCaaggaaaacaaaatttagattTGTGTTTGTCGTATGTTTTatgatatacatatatatttggttgtgatttttgtgttttttctgtCGCTCACCTCCTCTATTGGAAATTTTGTGAGTTTAACGAAAAATAGGGAGACTCGAACATCGATATTTAAGTGAGTATGAAAAGACTATAACATTTGAATTATAGtcgttgaaaaaaaaattgtatgttatataaatgtaaaaagggtaaaattatatattgccATATTGGTACTACATTTAACAAAGTTGTATAAGCACAATCGTTTGATTGGACAATAGTGTACGTATCAGAAGTTCTTACAGTGTACATATCATATTTTCCTTTGTTCCTATATTTTAGGgctttttatttgtataaaatacacattaaaatataaaagatatataaaaaaatattcaaaataatgtatatatatatatatatatataattacttATTTAAAATTAGGAAGGTTATCAGGTGTACCGGGAACACCGGTATTCCAGTTGTTTTAACAGTTgatctgaattataaaaaatatatataatatatattaattaaaatcaacgatTAAAACAACAGGAACACCGGTGTTCCTAGGTACACCTGATAACTTTCCTATACTGTAATACCGAACAAAATCTTTATCTAAACAAAAAGGAGAAATTGCCATCAGTTTGTTACTTTTTGGGCCAGGATTATTATGGTTTGGATCATAAATGGGCTATTACACAGAATTCAGAAATGAACAGGCCCATAAAGATGCAAGTGTTAGAACCCGGCCCATAGTGGGGTGATAGCATCAGGGTGTTTTGGAGACTGAGCTCACACAGCTCCCCAAAAACAGCATCTCTTTGCCTTTGCCGTTTGGTGGCCGAGAAAATCAGCGAGAAAATTTCAGAGCGacagaaaagaaaagtaaagaaagaggaaggaaaaatgaGCGGATCGGTGAAGAAGGTTACCGATGTGGTGTTCAAGGCCGGAAAGAACATCGACTGGGACGGAATGGCGAGGCTCATCGTCTCCGACGAGGCTCGCAGGGAGTTCAATAACCTTCGTCGTACCTTCGACGAGGTTAACTCGCAGCTCCAAACCAAGTTTAGTCAGGTTCGATTTCTTCTCTGATCCTCACGGATCTCTCTCGTTTTCCTCGCATTGAATAATTTCGATTGTGTATACAAAAATTCGTATTGTTCCTGTTACTTTTAGATCGATTATATTCTAGAGcgaaaatgaaaaagtaatcACTTATTTAGAGTGATTTCTGACTTGTGTGTTATTCTGATGTGAATTCGGAAATATTACCAATTCGTTAGTGTTCTTCGtcattagttattattattctagGGATTAGATGTTTGGGACACATTTCTGAATGATTGTTGTACATAATTTATTTGctgttatttttattgttttcatttGATATTAGGGTTTTGTCATTGGACGTGATTAACTGATTACGCTAGAAATTTTTTAGGACCAATggagacttaattgaaaaatcaGAAGATCTTGTGTGTGTAACGGAGGTTGCTTAGTTAATCATTGTTCAGGGGAAAAAggttattacttttttttattgttattttggaTTGTGCAGGAGCCAGAGCCCATAGATTGGGAGTATTATAGGAAGGGAATTGGCTCTCGTTTGGTGGACATGTACAAGGAGCATTACGAGAGTATGTTCATGAACTCTGTTTGTGAATGCCCTTTCATATGTGTTTGTTGCTTTcttttaacattcataataTATTGTTTATTTAAATGACCAATTTAGTGGGGACTGGAATTTGAAATGCATGTGGTTTCATGTAAGCTCGGGTATTTCTTGTTACTTCAATGCTGAGTAGTACTTCAGCATTATACTCTGATTTCCTAGCAGGCTAGTGCCTAATACCAGGCTCTAATTTGGTTTGGACctgcatttgaattttgaatccaGTGATggatctaaaaaaatttgactgtgggggcaaataattatcataataatttaatatagtgTGGTCAAATTTAATAACATAATAGGGACAAATAAATATCACTATTATGTACTACTAAATAAATTTCCAAATCCTAGTGGAATTACCTGCCCCACAATGTTACACATGAATCCGTCTCTGTTTGAATCCCTATCAGGCAAAAGTTTGTTCATTGTTCAAACTTGGGCCTGATATATATGGATATTCCTACGAAGGGTACCAAATACCCTCTATTGAATGGTGGATAAGGTTTAGTAAACTAGTGGTGAATTTTCTAACTTGAAACATATTTTAATGTACATTGAAAGAAATTGTTAATGTGGCTTAATGTAGCAAACTAAACTAGCAATTAATTAAGATTGGGATGCTTGTGAAAATGAGAGTACAAACATTCTTACACGCATGAGATTATTGACACAACCAATCGGATCTAGATTTGTGAGGTAGTTATCGAAGAGGTACAAACCTTTGTTGATGTTATAATAGTGTTGGATaactttttttacaaattttttttttgctttttcttttaaggCAGTTAAAATTGGATCTTTGTACATATTTATATACCAACCAATTCAAGTTCTGATGTTTTTTGACGGTTCTCCGCAGGCATAGAGATCCCCAAATATGTTGACACAGTGACTCCTCAATATAAAACTAAATTCGATCAACTAGTAAGAACTTTTGTCTAAACGATAATAGTTGTTCATGTCTCTCAGTGAAAGACATTGTCAATTTAAGTGCTGTATGTGTAATTCTGACGCAGTTAGTTGAGCTTAAAGAAGCCGAGCAGAAGTCTCTCAAGGAGTCAGAGCGTTTAGAGAAGGAAATAGCTGATGTACAAGAAATGAAGGTAATTAGAAATCACTACACAAACTTTTTCatgtttaataaaattgaatgtTTTCTCACACGTCTTTTTGACAGGCCAAGATTAATACCATGACATATGATGAGTACTTTGCCAAGCATCCTGAACTGTTGAAGAAGTATGAAGATGAAATCAGGAACGATTACTGGGGCTATTAAATTGTTCAAAACTTCAGTGTGTAGCAAAACATCAGAAGCTGGTGTTCCCATGCTggtttaataataattactgCAGTGATTTCTTTGTAACTCTGTTCTCTTTTTTAACTTCCAAGTTCTTTATATAAACCCATTTTCGGAGTTACCATAATTTTGGTGCATCATTTCAAGAAAATACTGCTTTGCGCTGCTCTCAATAAAATTGTTTTTTCTTTCGGGTCTGTTCAACCGATTAGAAATCGTAGATTCGGCTCAAGCTGGCAATGTTTCAAGAGATgattataattgttattaaataAATACGGAGGTTGACATTTCTGATGGCAATGGAGAGAAGTTTTCGAAAGAAAACATATTTAATTGAAACAGAAAAGGTTGAATACATTTTCCGGACGTCTTAATCGTTACTAGGCTTAAATTCATGAAATAGGATTCTATGGATGTTGTCAACATTCTTCAACTATCGATATCAGTAGAAGCAATCTCCCCCAACAACTTGGTTAAAACTATCATGATGGCCTTCCAAGGGTAATTGAGAAAACCCTTTCCTTCTCTCGTTCGAATATAAATGGCTGATATTTAACCACAGTTCTGACAGGTTTGGTTTAGTTTACAATAAGCGAAGCAGTCTACTTGCTGGTTTTAATTCCTACTTACTGTTATTTGGCTATTTAGTTCATTTTGGGCTAAACTAGCAGGCATGAGGGCAGTAATCTTAGTTCTAGCTGTTGTCTATAAATAGTAAATACTAGTTcattagttagtttttaattttgtgaattttctattaatttgttCGAACTAGAGAGGTTGAACTCCCTCTACAATTGGTAGTTCCAACTGTGTATTCCATTAGGGGACTGTGATGTGCAATCTCTAGTTCATTAATAAAGCCTAGCGATTCTGTTAATCTCTAAACCTTTCAACTGGTATCAGAAGTCCTCGGATCTTGAAAGCTTGTGGTGAAAAGTGCAACGACGATCGCAAAAAATGGAAGAGCGAATTATGTGATGGAATTGCGATTTGATCGCCGAAGATCTCTGTCGTGCATTGCAGGAGATGTTGCAGTGGATCGACGCGCGCGTGGATTCCATGGAGAATAGCCAGTCCATCACGAGTGGGGATCTTCGGGGTTGCATTAGATTGTCGGTTGCTCACAGGAAACTAGAGGCGCGCCAGAGCAATGGCGGAAACTCGAGCTTCCGATCTTTGTGGCTAGGATGCGATGACGTAGATCGAGCGTATGGAGCAGTTCTTCTTTCTCAGAGCAGTGCCGAAGGAGGAGTATCTCGTGGTGGTGACGTTCGCCATGGAAGGTCGGGAGTTCACGTGATTTCGGTGGTGG encodes the following:
- the LOC107467872 gene encoding ATP synthase subunit d, mitochondrial — translated: MSGSVKKVTDVVFKAGKNIDWDGMARLIVSDEARREFNNLRRTFDEVNSQLQTKFSQEPEPIDWEYYRKGIGSRLVDMYKEHYESIEIPKYVDTVTPQYKTKFDQLLVELKEAEQKSLKESERLEKEIADVQEMKAKINTMTYDEYFAKHPELLKKYEDEIRNDYWGY